The proteins below are encoded in one region of Manis pentadactyla isolate mManPen7 chromosome 2, mManPen7.hap1, whole genome shotgun sequence:
- the EMILIN1 gene encoding EMILIN-1 isoform X2, translating to MAPSTLWSCYLFCLLTAAVEAASYPPRGYSLYTGGGGALNPGGPQAQSASRPASRHRNWCAYVVTRTVSCVLEDGVETFVKPDYQPCGWGQPQCPRSIMYRSFLRPRYRTAYKTVTDMEWRCCQGYGGDDCAEGPATGPAPAPPTPRPRPQPARPNLSGSSAGSHLSGLGGEGPGESEKVQQLEEQVQSLTKELQGLRGILQGLSGRLAEDVQKAVETAFNGRQQLADAAARPGVHETLNEIQQQLQLLDNRVSTHDQELGHLNNHHSGGGGGGGGGGALDPAPLPPGHSEEPLRELEQRLQESCSVCLAGLDGFRRQQQDDRERLRALEKLLASVEERQRQLAGQALGRRPPQECCPPELGRRLAELERRLDVVAGSVTVLSGRRATELGGAAGQGGHPPGYTSLASRLSRLEDRFNSTLGPSEEQEEGWPRRPGGLGRWLPAAHGQLEKLEGLLANVSGELSGRLDLLEEQVAGAVQACGQLCSGAPGEQDSQVSEILSALERRVLDSEGQLRLVGSGLHKVEAAGEAQQAALEGLRGVVGQLQGLVDAQDETAAEFTVQLNLTATRLGQLEDLLRARGDEGCGTCGGVQEELGRLRDGVERCSCPLLPPRGPGAGPGAGGPSRGPLDGFSVFGGSSGSALQALQGELSEVILTFSSLNDSLHELQTTVEGQGADLADLGATKDRIISEINRLQQEATEHATESEERFRGLEEGQAQAGQCPSLEGRLGRLEGVCERLDTVAGGLQGLRDGLSRHVAGLWAGLRETNSTSQTQAALLEKLLGGQAGLGRRLGALNSSLLLLEDQLRQLSLREHTGPAGEAGPPGPPGVQGPPGPAGPPGLPGKDGPTGPIGPPGPQGEQGVEGAPAASVPRVAFSAALSLPRSEPGTVPFDRVLLNDGGYYDPETGVFTAPLAGRYLLSAVLTGHRHEKVEAVLSRSNLGVARIDSGGYEPEGLENKPIAESQPSPGALGIFSLILPLQAGDTVCIDLVMGQLAHSEEPLTIFSGALLYGDLELEQV from the exons ATGGCCCCCAGCACCCTCTGGAGCTGCTACCTCTTCTGCCTGCTGACCGCGGCTGTGGAAGCAGCTAGCTACCCTCCTCGCGGTTACAGCCTCTACACAGGGGGTGGCGGGGCCCTCAACCCTGGTGGACCCCAGGCCCAGAGTGCCTCCCGGCCCGCCAGCCGCCATAG GAACTGGTGTGCCTACGTGGTGACCCGGACAGTGAGCTGTGTCCTTGAGGATGGAGTGGAGACCTTCGTCAAGCCCGACTACCAGCCCTGTGGCTGGGGCCAGCCCCAGTGTCCCCGCAGCATCAT GTACCGCAGCTTCCTCCGTCCTCGCTACCGCACAGCCTACAAGACAGTGACGGATATGGAGTGGAGGTGCTGTCAGGGCTACGGAGGCGATGACTGTGCTGAGGGTCCTGCCACAGGGCCTGCTCCTGCCCCCCCCACACCACGCCCCCGGCCCCAGCCTGCCCGCCCCAACCTCTCTGGCTCCAGTGCAGGCAGCCACCTGAGTGGACTAGGTGGGGAAG GTCCTGGGGAGTCAGAGAAGGTGCAGCAGCTAGAGGAGCAGGTGCAGAGCCTGACAAAGGAGCTGCAAGGCCTTCGGGGTATCCTGCAGGGACTGAGTGGGCGCCTGGCAGAAGATGTCCAGAAGGCTGTAGAGACAGCCTTTAATGGGAGGCAGCAGCTAGCAGATGCAGCTGCCCGCCCTGGCGTGCACGAAACCCTAAATGAAATCCAGCAGCAGCTGCAGCTCCTGGATAACCGTGTCTCCACCCACGACCAGGAGCTGGGCCATCTTAACAACCAtcacagtggtggtggtggtggtggtggtggcggcggggcaCTGGACCCAGCCCCGCTTCCTCCTGGCCACAGTGAGGAGCCACTGCGGGAGCTGGAGCAGCGGCTGCAGGAGTCCTGCTCTGTGTGCCTGGCAGGGCTGGACGGCTTCCGCCGGCAGCAGCAGGACGACAGAGAGCGGCTTCGAGCACTGGAGAAGCTGCTGGCCTCTGTGGAAGAGCGGCAGAGGCAGCTCGCCGGGCAGGCCTTGGGTCGCAGGCCCCCGCAGGAATGCTGCCCTCCAGAGCTGGGCCGGCGGCTGGCAGAGCTGGAGCGGAGGCTGGATGTAGTGGCCGGCTCAGTGACAGTGCTGAGTGGGAGGCGAGCCACTGAGCTCGGAGGAGCAGCTGGGCAGGGGGGCCATCCCCCAGGCTATACCAGCTTAGCTTCCCGGCTCTCTCGCCTGGAGGACCGATTCAACTCCACCCTGGGTCCCtcggaggagcaggaggagggctGGCCGAGGCGTCCTGGGGGGCTGGGCCGCTGGCTGCCTGCTGCCCATGGCCAGCTAGAGAAGCTGGAGGGACTATTGGCCAATGTGAGTGGGGAGCTGAGTGGGCGGCTGGATCTGCTGGAAGAGCAGGTGGCAGGGGCTGTGCAAGCATGTGGGCAGCTCTGTTCTGGGGCCCCAGGGGAGCAGGACTCCCAGGTCAGTGAGATCCTCAGTGCCTTGGAGCGCAGGGTGCTGGACAGCGAGGGGCAGCTGCGTCTGGTGGGCTCAGGATTGCACAAGGTGGAAGCAGCTGgggaggcacagcaggctgcactGGAAGGACTGCGAGGGGTCGTGGGCCAGCTCCAGGGTCTTGTCGACGCACAGGATGAGACAGCTGCAGAGTTCACGGTGCAGCTCAATCTCACAGCCACTCGGCTGGGCCAGCTGGAGGACCTGCTGCGGGCCCGTGGAGATGAGGGCTGTGGGACCTGTGGTGGTGTCCAAGAGGAACTGGGCCGCCTTCGGGATGGTGTGGAACGCTGTTCCTGCCCACTGTTACCCCCGCggggccctggggctggcccAGGTGCTGGGGGACCAAGCCGTGGGCCTCTCGATGGTTTCAGTGTGTTTGGAGGAAGCTCAGGTTCAGCACTGCAGGCCCTGCAAGGAGAGCTTTCTGAGGTTATTCTCACCTTCAGCTCCCTCAATGACTCACTGCATGAGCTCCAGACCACCGTGGAGGGCCAGGGCGCTGATCTGGCTGACCTGGGAGCCACCAAAGACCGCATCATCTCTGAGATTAACAGGCTGCAGCAGGAGGCCACAGAGCATGCGACAGAGAGTGAGGAGCGCTTCCGAGGCCTGGAAGAGGGACAGGCACAGGCTGGCCAGTGCCCCAGCCTGGAGGGGCGACTGGGCCGCCTTGAGGGAGTCTGTGAGCGATTGGACACGGTGGCTGGGGGACTGCAGGGCCTGCGAGACGGCCTTTCCAGACATGTGGCTGGGCTCTGGGCTGGGCTACGGGAAACCAACAGCACCAGTCAGACACAGGCAGCCCTGCTGGAGAAGCTGCTGGGAGGGCAGGCAGGCCTGGGCAGGCGGCTTGGTGCCCTTAACAGCTCCCTGCTGCTCCTGGAAGATCAGCTTCGCCAGCTCAGTCTGAGGGAACACACTG GGCCTGCAGGCGAGGCTGGGCCCCCAGGGCCTCCTGGGGTGCAGGGACCCCCAGGTCCTGCTGGACCTCCAGGACTGCCAGGCAAGGATGGACCAACGGGGCCCATTGGGCCACCAG GTCCCCAGGGTGAGCAGG GAGTGGAGGGGGCACCAGCAGCCTCTGTACCCCGGGTGGCCTTCTCAGCTGCCTTGAGTTTGCCCAGGTCTGAACCAGGTACAGTGCCCTTCGACAGAGTCCTGCTCAACGATGGGGGCTACTATGATCCAGAAACTG GTGTGTTCACAGCGCCACTGGCCGGGCGCTACTTGCTCAGCGCAGTGCTAACTGGGCACCGCCACGAGAAAGTGGAGGCCGTGCTGTCTCGCTCCAATCTGGGCGTGGCCCGCATAGACTCAGGTGGCTATGAGCCCGAGGGCCTGGAGAATAAGCCCATAGCCGAGAGCCAGCCCAGCCCGGGTGCCCTGGGCATCTTCAGTCTCATCCTGCCGCTGCAGGCCGGGGACACAGTCTGCATTGACCTGGTCATGGGGCAGCTGGCGCACTCGGAGGAGCCGCTCACCATCTTCAGTGGAGCCCTGCTCTATGGGGACTTGGAGCTAGAACAGGTGTAG